A genomic segment from Actinoplanes sichuanensis encodes:
- a CDS encoding beta-N-acetylhexosaminidase, which produces MGALVDARLDHDLAPEGYVLELAPEGVVLRGGSEAGLFYGRQTLDRLGSPVPCGRIEDAPRFTWRGVLLDVARHFMPVPDVLRFVDLIAFHKLNVLHLHLTDDQGWRIEVPAWPRLTSVGAWRSSTMLGSRIHDRYDDQPHGGFYTTADLRRIVEYAAQRHVTVVPEVDMPGHMQAAIAAYPELGNGFDGPVRTGWGISRHVLNLSEATLDFCRQVLDHVCDVFPSEVIGIGGDECPTDEWPGGRELQVDFTARMAAHLAARGRRVYGWDEVLAGGAPDGAVIAAWRGIEPATVAIRAGHQVVCCPDVHLYLDYRQSDDPGEPTPVGTLLTLEDVYAYEPPDSPLVLGAQANLWTEHMESLRRVEYMAFPRLCALAEVLWGPAERDFADFAARLPRHLEHLDALGVDYRPLTGPRPEHARPNAPGHPRDLVDRLAELHEMTADLRGEPG; this is translated from the coding sequence GTGGGTGCACTCGTCGACGCGCGTCTCGATCACGACCTCGCACCCGAGGGATATGTGCTGGAGCTCGCGCCCGAGGGCGTCGTCCTGCGGGGCGGTTCCGAGGCCGGCCTGTTCTACGGCCGGCAGACCCTCGATCGGCTGGGGTCGCCGGTGCCGTGCGGCCGGATCGAGGACGCGCCCCGGTTCACCTGGCGGGGTGTCCTGCTCGACGTGGCCCGGCACTTCATGCCCGTACCCGATGTGCTCAGGTTCGTTGATCTGATCGCCTTTCACAAGCTCAACGTGCTGCACCTGCATCTCACCGACGACCAGGGGTGGCGGATCGAGGTGCCGGCCTGGCCGCGGCTCACCTCGGTCGGCGCGTGGCGCTCGTCGACGATGCTCGGCTCCCGGATCCACGACCGCTACGACGATCAGCCGCACGGTGGCTTCTACACCACCGCCGACCTGCGGCGGATCGTCGAGTACGCGGCGCAGCGGCACGTCACCGTGGTGCCCGAGGTGGACATGCCCGGGCACATGCAGGCCGCCATCGCGGCGTACCCGGAGCTCGGCAACGGGTTCGACGGTCCGGTCCGGACCGGCTGGGGCATCTCCCGCCACGTCCTCAACCTGTCCGAGGCGACCCTGGACTTCTGCCGGCAGGTCCTCGACCACGTCTGCGACGTCTTCCCGTCCGAGGTCATCGGCATCGGCGGCGACGAGTGCCCGACCGACGAGTGGCCTGGCGGCCGCGAGCTGCAGGTCGACTTCACCGCGCGGATGGCCGCCCACCTGGCCGCCCGGGGCCGTCGTGTCTACGGCTGGGACGAGGTCCTGGCCGGTGGGGCACCGGACGGTGCGGTGATCGCCGCCTGGCGTGGCATCGAACCGGCCACTGTGGCGATCCGGGCCGGGCACCAGGTCGTCTGCTGCCCGGACGTGCACCTCTACCTCGACTACCGGCAGTCCGACGACCCGGGCGAGCCCACCCCGGTCGGCACGCTCCTCACCCTCGAGGACGTCTACGCCTACGAGCCGCCGGACTCCCCGCTCGTCCTCGGTGCCCAGGCGAACCTCTGGACCGAGCACATGGAGTCGCTGCGCCGGGTCGAGTACATGGCGTTCCCCCGGCTGTGCGCCCTGGCCGAGGTGCTCTGGGGGCCGGCTGAGCGCGACTTCGCCGACTTCGCCGCCCGCCTGCCCCGGCACCTGGAACACCTGGACGCGCTGGGCGTCGACTACCGCCCACTCACCGGGCCACGCCCGGAGCACGCCCGCCCGAACGCGCCCGGTCACCCCCGTGACCTCGTCGACCGTCTCGCCGAACTGCACGAGATGACCGCCGACCTGCGCGGCGAGCCGGGGTGA
- a CDS encoding aminoglycoside phosphotransferase family protein, giving the protein MVDTTLSAGFRRNVEQTWGAAGRAWLSELPGLADRLMTEWELSPVGPLPLSMNWVGRVRRADGTAAVLKLGVPASGHLADEATALECFGGRAAIRVLARDDERGALLLEEARPGTPATSLTPTDDPAATAVLIEVIRRLHRPAPDGVALPELSGRIASFRNHLRRFPGDDPLPRHLVERAAGLFEELCASATGRVVLHGDLHHDNVLAAERERWLAIDPHGVVGDPGYEVGAMLYNPDPHAPGDTVLNAVEARIEQLADGLGMPRERVLAWGFVQAVLSEVWSCEGDGMVSGRPLRLARRLLPRLP; this is encoded by the coding sequence ATGGTCGACACCACGCTCTCCGCCGGATTCCGCCGCAACGTCGAGCAGACGTGGGGTGCCGCCGGGCGGGCGTGGTTGTCGGAGCTGCCCGGCCTGGCCGACCGGCTGATGACGGAGTGGGAGCTGTCGCCGGTCGGCCCGCTGCCACTGAGCATGAACTGGGTCGGCCGGGTCCGCCGGGCGGACGGCACCGCGGCCGTGTTGAAGCTGGGTGTGCCGGCGAGCGGTCATCTCGCCGACGAGGCCACGGCGCTGGAGTGTTTCGGCGGGCGGGCGGCCATCCGGGTGCTGGCCCGCGACGACGAGCGGGGTGCGCTGCTGCTGGAGGAGGCCCGGCCGGGCACCCCGGCCACGTCGCTGACCCCCACGGACGACCCGGCGGCGACGGCGGTACTGATCGAGGTGATCAGGCGGCTGCACCGGCCCGCCCCGGACGGGGTCGCGCTGCCGGAGCTGTCCGGCCGCATCGCGTCGTTCCGTAACCACCTGCGGCGTTTTCCGGGTGACGATCCGCTGCCCCGGCACCTGGTGGAACGGGCCGCCGGGCTCTTCGAGGAACTGTGTGCCAGCGCGACCGGGCGGGTGGTGCTGCACGGCGACCTGCACCACGACAACGTGCTGGCCGCCGAGCGGGAGCGGTGGCTGGCGATCGACCCGCACGGTGTCGTCGGCGATCCCGGGTACGAGGTGGGCGCGATGCTCTACAACCCGGATCCGCACGCGCCCGGCGACACCGTCCTGAACGCCGTCGAGGCCCGGATCGAGCAGCTCGCCGACGGTCTCGGCATGCCGCGTGAGCGGGTGCTGGCGTGGGGTTTCGTCCAGGCGGTGCTGTCCGAGGTCTGGTCCTGCGAGGGCGACGGCATGGTCAGCGGGCGGCCGCTGCGGCTGGCCCGTCGCCTCCTGCCGCGGCTGCCCTGA
- a CDS encoding alanine racemase → MTIDMTVDWRSKGFWAPDGPVDPRGLGLFDGGFTWPLLVVRRAAVEANIATMAAYSGRHGFDLAPHAKTTMAPGLLAAQTAAGAWGLTVATPNQALVLRRLGIDRVLIANEVLDRTALRWLAAESAAGWEAYFQVDSPAGVAAAAGTGGPLRVLVELGHDGGRTGVRGLDELEAVARAVVAAPGLELAGVAGYEGQLRDQDAVDAYLDQLAEGVHRLVAAGLLPGRPIVAAGGSAWFDRVVDRLGGLRETARLILRSGATVSHDDGFYRERTPFNRVPGEGSLAAALEIWAQVISAPEPGLAIAGMGKRDAPFDEGLPEPRELRRADGRIEPATGVRVTKLNDHHTYLTVEGTTLTPGDLIRFGISHPCTAFDKWRDIPVVDEDRRVVDVLHTYF, encoded by the coding sequence ATGACGATCGACATGACCGTCGACTGGCGGAGCAAAGGCTTCTGGGCGCCGGACGGGCCGGTCGATCCACGGGGGCTCGGGCTGTTCGACGGCGGTTTCACCTGGCCGCTACTGGTGGTGCGCCGGGCGGCGGTGGAGGCCAACATCGCGACCATGGCCGCGTACTCCGGGCGGCACGGGTTCGACCTCGCACCACACGCCAAGACCACGATGGCGCCGGGGCTCCTGGCGGCCCAGACCGCGGCCGGGGCATGGGGGCTGACCGTGGCCACCCCGAACCAGGCGCTCGTGCTCCGGCGGCTCGGCATCGACCGGGTACTGATCGCCAACGAGGTCCTCGACCGGACGGCGCTGCGCTGGCTGGCCGCCGAGAGTGCCGCCGGGTGGGAGGCGTACTTCCAGGTCGACTCGCCGGCCGGGGTGGCCGCCGCGGCCGGGACCGGGGGGCCGCTACGGGTGCTCGTCGAGCTCGGCCACGACGGCGGGCGGACCGGGGTCCGGGGTCTCGACGAGCTGGAGGCGGTCGCCCGGGCGGTGGTCGCGGCCCCCGGGCTGGAGCTCGCCGGGGTGGCCGGCTACGAGGGGCAACTGCGTGATCAGGACGCCGTGGACGCGTACCTGGATCAGCTCGCCGAAGGCGTGCACCGGCTGGTCGCGGCCGGTCTGCTGCCCGGCCGGCCGATCGTCGCGGCCGGGGGCAGCGCCTGGTTCGACCGGGTCGTCGACCGTCTCGGCGGGCTCCGCGAGACGGCCCGGCTGATCCTGCGCAGCGGCGCCACGGTCAGCCACGACGACGGGTTCTACCGGGAGCGGACACCGTTCAACCGGGTACCCGGCGAGGGGTCGCTGGCGGCGGCGCTGGAGATCTGGGCCCAGGTGATCTCGGCGCCCGAGCCGGGCCTGGCCATCGCCGGGATGGGCAAACGCGACGCGCCGTTCGACGAAGGGCTGCCCGAGCCGCGGGAACTGCGCCGGGCCGACGGGCGGATCGAGCCGGCCACCGGGGTACGGGTGACGAAGCTCAACGACCACCACACCTACCTGACTGTGGAGGGCACGACCCTGACGCCCGGGGACCTGATCCGGTTCGGGATCTCGCACCCGTGCACCGCCTTCGACAAGTGGCGCGACATCCCGGTCGTCGACGAGGATCGGCGGGTCGTGGACGTGCTGCACACCTATTTCTAG
- a CDS encoding GNAT family N-acetyltransferase, translated as MTDFRLERWDERAPELQRRANTPQMQAFLAGVEPEEALVARHRRILAGIADGTTEMFLIVVGESGPVGSVGYWEKEWRGELVYELGWKVLPEFQGRGLAGRALARTLAHAAGQDRIRWGHAFPRVDNGPSNALCRRTGFELLGAVDFEFPKGNPLRCHDWRRDLTTVVTAAVG; from the coding sequence GTGACCGACTTCCGGCTGGAGCGATGGGACGAACGGGCGCCGGAGCTCCAGCGTCGGGCGAACACCCCGCAGATGCAGGCGTTCCTCGCCGGGGTCGAGCCGGAGGAGGCTCTGGTCGCCCGGCACCGGCGGATCCTGGCGGGCATCGCCGACGGCACCACCGAGATGTTCCTGATCGTGGTCGGCGAGTCCGGGCCGGTCGGGTCGGTCGGCTACTGGGAGAAGGAGTGGCGGGGCGAACTCGTCTACGAGCTCGGCTGGAAGGTGCTGCCCGAGTTCCAGGGCCGGGGCCTGGCCGGGCGGGCGCTGGCCCGGACCCTGGCGCACGCGGCCGGCCAGGACCGGATCCGGTGGGGCCACGCCTTCCCACGGGTCGACAACGGGCCCTCCAACGCGCTCTGCCGCCGGACCGGGTTCGAGCTGCTCGGTGCGGTGGACTTCGAGTTCCCCAAGGGCAACCCGCTGCGGTGCCACGACTGGCGCCGCGATCTGACGACGGTGGTCACTGCGGCGGTCGGGTGA
- the aspS gene encoding aspartate--tRNA ligase, with the protein MIRTHDAGTLRASDAGTTVTLAGWVARRRDHGGVIFVDLRDASGVVQVVFREEDAHALRNEFCVKVVGEVNARPAGNENPELATGEIEVVAAELIVLSEAAPLPLPVDDTITASDDLRLKYRYLDLRRSGPAKALRLRSRANQIAREVLHARDFNEIETPTLTRSTPEGARDFLVPVRLQPGTWYALPQSPQLFKQLLMVAGMERYYQIARCYRDEDFRADRQPEFTQLDIEMSFVTQEDIIELGEEIVARLWSELADYQVQLPIPRITWTDAMNRYGSDKPDLRYGVELVELTDYLRGTAFRVFAGAIDAGGYVGAVVMPGGAAQTRKELDGWQDWAKARGARGLAYVVLDAETGEPKGPVAKNLSPEHLSGLADQVGAKPGDAVFFAAATERREAQELLGAARIEIAKRANLIDESAWAFCWVVDAPMFEKTDEGGWTAVHHPFTSPNEEWIDNFESAPDKALAYAYDIVVNGNEIGGGSVRIHRGDVQSRVFDLLGITPEEAADKFGFLLEAFKYGPPPHAGIALGWDRTCMLLSGNESIREVIAFPKTRGGFDPLTTAPTPITAQQRLEAGIDAKPKAAAGTPGTDGQAAPVQHSN; encoded by the coding sequence GTGATCCGTACCCATGACGCCGGCACTCTGCGCGCGAGCGACGCCGGCACGACGGTGACGCTCGCCGGGTGGGTCGCGCGTCGGCGCGACCACGGCGGTGTCATCTTCGTCGACCTCCGTGACGCCTCCGGCGTGGTCCAGGTCGTGTTCCGCGAGGAGGACGCGCACGCGCTGCGCAACGAGTTCTGTGTGAAGGTGGTCGGCGAGGTCAACGCCCGCCCCGCCGGTAACGAGAACCCGGAGCTGGCCACCGGCGAGATCGAGGTGGTCGCCGCCGAGCTGATCGTGCTCTCCGAGGCGGCTCCGCTGCCGCTGCCGGTCGACGACACCATCACCGCCTCCGACGACCTCCGCCTCAAGTACCGCTACCTGGACCTGCGGCGTTCCGGCCCGGCCAAGGCGCTGCGCCTGCGCAGCCGGGCCAACCAGATCGCCCGCGAGGTGCTGCACGCCCGCGACTTCAACGAGATCGAGACGCCGACGCTGACGCGCTCGACGCCGGAGGGCGCCCGCGACTTCCTGGTGCCGGTCCGTCTCCAGCCCGGTACCTGGTATGCGTTGCCGCAGTCCCCGCAGCTGTTCAAGCAGCTCCTGATGGTCGCCGGCATGGAGCGCTACTACCAGATCGCCCGCTGCTACCGCGACGAGGACTTCCGCGCCGACCGGCAGCCGGAGTTCACCCAGCTCGACATCGAGATGTCCTTCGTCACCCAGGAGGACATCATCGAGCTCGGCGAGGAGATCGTCGCCCGCCTGTGGAGCGAGCTCGCCGACTACCAGGTCCAGCTGCCGATCCCGCGGATCACCTGGACCGACGCGATGAACCGCTACGGCTCCGACAAGCCCGACCTGCGGTACGGCGTCGAGCTGGTCGAGCTGACCGATTACCTGCGTGGCACCGCGTTCCGGGTGTTCGCCGGTGCGATCGACGCCGGCGGCTACGTCGGTGCGGTGGTGATGCCGGGTGGCGCCGCGCAGACCCGTAAGGAGCTGGACGGCTGGCAGGACTGGGCGAAGGCCCGGGGCGCCCGCGGCCTGGCCTACGTGGTGCTGGACGCGGAGACCGGTGAGCCGAAGGGCCCGGTCGCGAAGAACCTGTCGCCCGAGCACCTGTCCGGCCTGGCCGACCAGGTCGGCGCGAAGCCGGGTGACGCGGTCTTCTTCGCCGCGGCGACCGAGCGTCGGGAGGCGCAGGAGCTGCTGGGCGCGGCCCGGATCGAGATCGCCAAGCGGGCGAACCTGATCGACGAGTCCGCCTGGGCGTTCTGCTGGGTGGTCGACGCGCCGATGTTCGAGAAGACGGACGAGGGTGGCTGGACCGCCGTGCACCACCCGTTCACCTCGCCGAACGAGGAGTGGATCGACAACTTCGAGTCGGCTCCGGACAAGGCGCTGGCGTACGCGTACGACATCGTGGTGAACGGCAACGAGATCGGCGGCGGCTCGGTCCGTATCCACCGCGGTGACGTGCAGAGCCGGGTGTTCGACCTGCTGGGCATCACGCCCGAGGAGGCCGCGGACAAGTTCGGCTTCCTGCTGGAGGCGTTCAAGTACGGCCCGCCGCCGCACGCCGGCATCGCGCTGGGCTGGGACCGGACGTGCATGCTGCTCAGTGGCAACGAGTCGATCCGTGAGGTGATCGCCTTCCCGAAGACGCGGGGCGGGTTCGACCCGCTGACCACCGCGCCGACCCCGATCACGGCGCAGCAGCGCCTGGAGGCGGGCATCGACGCGAAACCGAAGGCGGCGGCGGGCACGCCCGGCACCGACGGCCAGGCGGCGCCGGTCCAGCACTCCAACTAG
- a CDS encoding ArsR/SmtB family transcription factor has protein sequence MTSDERMTEVHLSSRQIRVLAHPLRIRLLGQLRLDGPATATRLAEALETNTGATSYHLRQLAEAGLVVEEDRPGSGRQRWWRALHQLSTWQRSDYPDDPDAAAAVDWLESYQLNQLVRRVEAWRLRAPGESPEWRDVAGMGDYALTLGAEQLREMHADLEQLIENHRSRALADPQPDARPVLFFYGAMPYVEEAK, from the coding sequence ATGACGAGCGATGAGCGCATGACCGAGGTGCACCTGAGCTCCCGACAGATCCGGGTGCTCGCCCACCCCTTGCGGATCCGCCTGCTCGGGCAGTTGCGGCTGGACGGCCCGGCCACCGCCACCCGCCTGGCCGAGGCCCTCGAGACGAATACCGGCGCCACCAGCTACCACCTGCGCCAGCTCGCCGAGGCCGGCCTGGTCGTCGAGGAGGACCGACCCGGCAGCGGCCGGCAGCGCTGGTGGCGGGCCCTGCACCAGTTGTCCACCTGGCAGCGCAGCGACTACCCGGACGATCCGGATGCCGCCGCCGCCGTCGACTGGCTGGAGTCGTACCAGCTCAATCAGCTCGTCCGGCGGGTCGAGGCGTGGCGCCTGCGCGCGCCCGGCGAGTCCCCGGAGTGGCGTGATGTCGCCGGCATGGGTGACTACGCGCTCACTCTCGGCGCGGAGCAGCTACGCGAGATGCATGCCGATCTGGAGCAACTGATAGAAAATCATCGATCACGTGCGCTGGCTGATCCCCAGCCGGACGCGCGACCGGTGCTGTTCTTCTACGGCGCCATGCCCTATGTGGAGGAGGCGAAGTGA
- a CDS encoding MFS transporter has translation MPVGLLIPVLVLLPLGRGLSIAQIGAAVAVQGVVVLMLELPTGGLADALGRRPVLLAAGLVNLAALTLFVVADTVALLAVSYLLQGVYRALDSGPLESWFVDQSLAADPEADIEGGLSRGEVACSLAMAGAALASGGLVWLGPLGAVSALAVPVLAALGLSLLSTIAVALLMTEDRPARGKAAFVASLRGVPVAIRGALGLARRSRVVQALVGVEFLWSFGMVTFEKLMPVRLSEVTTAAGPLLGPVSSAAWGASAAGAALAPLLIRRVGARWAGFTLRITQGLTVAGMGLFAGPVGVIGAFLICYAVHGAANPVHSGLLHRQAEGPYRASLLSLNSMVAAPGFAIGAVVLTAVAAGAGTTVAILAGAVVLAAAAPLYLVKSKTVFREPSHSGTSESLAL, from the coding sequence ATGCCGGTCGGGCTGCTCATCCCGGTCCTGGTCCTGCTGCCACTGGGGCGAGGGCTGAGCATCGCCCAGATCGGTGCGGCCGTCGCCGTCCAAGGCGTCGTCGTGCTGATGCTGGAGCTGCCCACCGGCGGGCTGGCCGACGCGCTCGGCCGACGACCGGTGCTGCTCGCCGCCGGCCTGGTCAACCTGGCCGCGCTCACCCTGTTCGTGGTCGCCGACACGGTCGCCCTGCTCGCGGTCTCCTATCTGCTCCAGGGCGTCTACCGCGCGCTGGACAGCGGGCCGCTGGAGTCCTGGTTCGTCGACCAGTCCCTGGCCGCCGACCCGGAAGCCGACATCGAGGGCGGACTGAGCCGCGGTGAGGTCGCGTGCAGCCTGGCGATGGCGGGTGCGGCCCTGGCCAGTGGCGGCCTGGTCTGGCTCGGGCCGCTCGGGGCGGTGAGCGCTCTGGCCGTACCCGTGCTGGCCGCCCTTGGTCTGAGCCTGCTCAGCACGATCGCCGTGGCGCTGCTGATGACCGAGGATCGCCCCGCTCGCGGAAAGGCCGCATTCGTGGCCTCGCTCCGTGGTGTGCCGGTGGCGATCCGTGGCGCGCTGGGTCTGGCCCGGCGCTCGCGGGTGGTGCAGGCGCTGGTCGGGGTGGAGTTCCTGTGGAGTTTCGGCATGGTCACCTTCGAGAAACTGATGCCGGTGCGGCTCAGTGAGGTGACCACCGCGGCCGGCCCGCTGCTGGGTCCGGTCAGCTCGGCCGCCTGGGGCGCGTCCGCGGCCGGAGCCGCCCTCGCGCCGCTGCTCATCCGCCGGGTCGGCGCCCGCTGGGCCGGATTCACGCTGCGGATCACGCAGGGACTGACAGTCGCCGGGATGGGCCTGTTCGCCGGACCGGTCGGGGTGATCGGCGCGTTCCTGATCTGCTACGCCGTGCACGGCGCGGCCAATCCGGTGCACTCCGGGCTGCTGCACCGGCAGGCCGAGGGGCCGTACCGGGCGAGCCTGCTCTCGCTCAACTCGATGGTCGCCGCACCGGGCTTCGCGATCGGCGCGGTCGTCCTCACCGCGGTCGCCGCCGGCGCGGGCACCACCGTCGCGATCCTCGCCGGAGCGGTCGTGCTGGCCGCCGCGGCTCCGCTCTATCTGGTGAAATCGAAGACCGTGTTTCGGGAGCCCTCCCATTCGGGTACCAGCGAGTCACTGGCTCTCTGA